The following nucleotide sequence is from Synechococcus sp. CBW1004.
AAGTTCTACTTCTGAACCCAGGCTCGGTGAGCCGGCTCTGGGTGTCGCACCTGTTCAGTTCACGCTGACACGGTCGCCCGACACGCAGGGTCTGGTGATCATTCCGGGACACCCAGTCCGCGCAGGCCTTCGCGAAGAAGATCGGAGGGCCTGACGTTGAAGGCTCTCTGGAAATCGCGACTGAACTGGGAAAGATGGGGGGAGCCGTAACGGGCGGCGATGGCTGATACCGTATCGCCGGATTCCGGGCTGAGCAGCCGCATGCGGGCGGCATCAAGACGTCGGCTGCGAATCCAGTGGACCGGACCACAGCCGAAGCGCTCCTGGAAGAAGTTGCGCAGACTGCGCTGTGAATAGCCACTCTGCTCCACGAGATCGGTGAGTTGGATCGGGCGATGCAGATGGGCATCAATCCAGGCGAGCAGCTGATCGAAAATGTGATTCTTGCTCCCCCGCTGCGGCTCCTGGCGATGGTCCGCCGTCTGGATCAGATCACCACAGAGCAGCAGGGCGATCAGCCGTTGGATGGCCCGGTCGAGGCCTACCTTCTCAAGGTGCCGTTCCTGGTGAAGAGGTTCGCAGCCACTCAGATGCAGCAGCTGGAGCAGGGCTTCCCCAAGTTCACGCTGGGGACTCTGTCGCGGTTGCAGCGGCAGGGGGGTCTGCAGGCGCCGGCGGAACCGTGCCGGACTGAGGCGATGATCGGCGAGTTCGGCCGCCAGCTGGGCGAGGCGCTCGGGCTCCAGTTCGATCCGCCAGCCATGCAGCAAAGAGGTCTGCAGTCCTTGCGCCTGACTGGGGAGATAAAGCAGATCGAGCGAGGGGCGCAGGATGCGCTGCAGGTTGGTGTGATGCAGCGTCAGTGGCTGGTTCGTGGGAATCAGCAAGTCCGCGCCATGTCGTGGTGCTGCGCAGCGTCCCACCGCACCATGACAGAGCCTGAGTGTGCCCAGAGTCCAGGTCGCCGGGGCATTGGCAGGCGTGGGCTGCGTGATCAGGGAAAGAGTCGTCATGGCTGCAGCCTCACAACACAACGAAAGCCGAGATGGCTGGTTGAGGTATCCAGGCCCT
It contains:
- a CDS encoding AraC family transcriptional regulator, whose protein sequence is MLIPTNQPLTLHHTNLQRILRPSLDLLYLPSQAQGLQTSLLHGWRIELEPERLAQLAAELADHRLSPARFRRRLQTPLPLQPRQSPQRELGEALLQLLHLSGCEPLHQERHLEKVGLDRAIQRLIALLLCGDLIQTADHRQEPQRGSKNHIFDQLLAWIDAHLHRPIQLTDLVEQSGYSQRSLRNFFQERFGCGPVHWIRSRRLDAARMRLLSPESGDTVSAIAARYGSPHLSQFSRDFQRAFNVRPSDLLREGLRGLGVPE